A single region of the Salvelinus fontinalis isolate EN_2023a unplaced genomic scaffold, ASM2944872v1 scaffold_0062, whole genome shotgun sequence genome encodes:
- the LOC129842727 gene encoding gastrula zinc finger protein XlCGF17.1-like — MRSLSYSPAKGEEDITVKQEVESEAITVKEEEDEFRVKEEDITVKQEVECEAITVKEEEDEFRVKEEEDVTVKGEGEAVYGVKEEGEMTVTSKTEEEEEEETGYLGPVSQTHLKASNGSNDEFSHKMVLGNRSLINTREIRDYRGSSGEPQQPHDADEAEKSLSRSEHLNKHLQRSTGKRTHCCSDCGKRFNSSGIKMHQRTHTGERTYSCDQCGKNFTTSSNLTVHQRIHTGEKPYSCDQCGKCFPRSGSLTLHKRTHTGEKPYICGQCGKSFTASGSLTLHQRTHTGEKPYSCGQCGKSFTTSGSVTLHQRTHTGEKPYSCDQCGKSFCQSGQLTVHQRIHTGEKPYSCDQCGKSFVQSSYLTMHKRTHTGEPMYSCDQR, encoded by the exons atgcgGTCACTAAGTTACTCTCCTGctaaaggagaggaggatatcacagtaaaacaagaagtagagagTGAGGCCATtactgtgaaagaagaggaagacgagttcagagtgaaagaggaggatatcacagtaaaacaagaagtagagtgTGAGGCCATtactgtgaaagaagaggaagacgagttcagagtgaaagaggaagaggatgttacagtaaaaggagAAGGGGAGGCAGTTTATGGAGttaaagaggaaggagagatgactgTTACATCGAAaacggaggaggaagaagaggaggaaactggatatctgggcccggtttcccaaacgcatcttaaggcatccaatggttctaacgatgaatttagccataagatggttttAGGAAACCGTTCCCTGATTAAcacta gagagatacgggactatcgtggatcctctggggagcctcaacaacctcatgatgctgacgaggcagagaagagtctctccagatcagaacacctcaataaacacctgcagagatccacagggaagagaactcattgctgctctgactgtgggaagagattcaactcatcaggcattaaaatgcatcagagaacacacacaggagagagaacttatagctgtgatcaatgtgggaagaattttactacatctagcaatctgactgtacaccagagaatacacacaggagagaaaccttatagctgtgatcaatgtgggaagtgtTTTCCTAgatctggctctctgactttacacaaaagaacacacacaggagagaaaccttacatctgtggtcaatgtgggaagagttttactgcatctggctctctgactttacaccaaagaacacacacaggagagaaaccttatagctgtggtcaatgtgggaagagttttactacatctggctctgTGACTTTacaccaaagaacacacacaggagagaaaccttatagctgtgatcaatgtgggaagagtttttgtcaatctggccaactgacagtgcaccagagaatacacacaggagagaaaccttatagctgtgatcaatgtgggaagagttttgttcaatCTAGCTATCTGACAATgcacaagagaacacacacaggagagccaATGTATAGCTGTGACCAGAGATAA
- the LOC129842726 gene encoding zinc finger protein 501-like, producing MRSLNYSLVNEEEGCWTEKEALVKEEEGITVKQELEGEAVTVKQEVEGEAVTVKKEEKDVSVKEEEDAFRVKEEGDFTVKEEEEDAAFGVKEEEGEMTVTSKKEEGETGYLGPVSQTHLKASNGSTDEFSHKMVLRDRSLINTREIQDYRGSSGEPQQPHDAEEAEKSPSRSEHLKKRLQRPTEKRTHRCSDCGKRFTSSAGIKIHQRTHTGEKPYSCVQCGKSFAASSTLTLHQRTHTGEKPYSCVQCGKSFGQSGHLTQHRRIHTGEKYYSCDQCGKSFGQFAELTVHQRTHTGEKPYSCVLCGKSFGRSCHLTQHKRIHTGEKPFSCDQCGKRFGHAGELTVHQRTHTGEKPYSCVQCGKSFGRSYHLTQHQRTHTGEKSYSCDQCDKRYSDKRYLIKHQKIHT from the exons ATGAGGTCACTAAACTACTCTCTTGTTAATGAAGAGGAGggctgctggacggagaaagaagctctggtgaaagaggaggagggtatcacagtaaaacaagaattGGAGGGTGAGGCCGTTActgtaaaacaagaagtagagggtgaggctgttacagtgaaaaaagaagagaaagacgtttcagtgaaagaagaggaagacgcgttcagagttaAAGAGGAAGGGGAttttacagtaaaagaagaggaggaggatgcagcttttggggtgaaagaggaggagggggagatgactgtcacatcgaaaaaggaggagggggaaactggatatctgggcccggtttcccaaacgcatcttaagGCATCCAATGGTTCTACGGATGAATttagccataagatggttttgagagaccgttccctgattaacacta GAGAGATAcaggactatcgtggatcctctggggagcctcaacaacctcatgatgctgaagaggcagagaagagtccctccagatcagaacacctcaagaaacgcCTGCAGAGACCCACAGAGAAGAGAACTCaccgctgctctgactgtgggaagagattcacctcctcagcaggcattaaaattcatcagagaacacacacaggagagaaaccttacagctgtgttcaatgtgggaagagttttgctgcatctagcactctgactctacaccagagaacacacacaggagagaaaccttacagctgtgttcaatgtgggaagagttttggtcaatctggcCATCTGACTCAACAcaggagaatacacacaggagagaaatattatagctgtgatcaatgtgggaagagttttggtcaatttGCAgagctgacagtgcaccagagaacacacacaggagagaaaccttacagctgtgttttatgtgggaagagttttggtcgatcttGCCATCTGACTCAAcacaagagaatacacacaggagagaaaccttttagctgtgatcaatgtgggaagcgtTTTGGTCACGCTGGAgagctgacagtgcaccagagaacacacacaggagagaaaccttacagctgtgttcaatgtgggaagagttttggtcgatcttaccatctgactcaacaccagagaacacacacaggagagaaatcttatagctgtgatcagtgtgacaagagatactctgataaaagatatctgatcaaacatcagaaaatacatacatga